From Methylocystis sp. ATCC 49242, one genomic window encodes:
- a CDS encoding glycosyltransferase family 4 protein has translation MDEVGLGARIVDIYGPHCAPDPEIVAQFDAAITPLLGDGVNVYCINGDEIEQVLSVLPNPMTEGSKNVIYPAWELERYPEEWAKELGRFDEVWAMSAFIQESIAKSVKIPVIHMPLACERKRQALRSRRHFGIRDSAYTFFFSFDFLSFVERKNPFAVIEAFTALSKERPYDDISLIIKTNNSDQRPEMKARFDAAIAPLRDRIVVINQTLSALEMQSLVWVTDCFVSLHRSEGFGFGIAEAMAHGKPVIATAYSGNMDFCSEDTTFLIPYRLIPLRNGDYPHWQGQRWADPDVEAATRAMRELVDNPQKGRHMGARARLRMTINSSFLAAGLRYQSRIGELMQMPIEAKGPPVHTVPHVHRSKKFESRRSTASL, from the coding sequence ATGGACGAAGTCGGCCTGGGCGCCAGAATTGTCGACATCTATGGTCCGCACTGCGCGCCCGACCCCGAAATCGTCGCTCAATTCGACGCCGCAATAACGCCGCTGCTTGGCGATGGCGTGAATGTTTACTGCATCAACGGCGATGAAATTGAACAGGTGCTGAGTGTGCTGCCCAATCCCATGACGGAGGGCAGCAAGAATGTGATTTACCCGGCATGGGAACTCGAACGTTACCCTGAAGAATGGGCGAAAGAGCTCGGCCGGTTCGACGAAGTCTGGGCAATGTCCGCATTCATTCAGGAGTCGATCGCGAAGTCAGTCAAAATTCCAGTAATTCATATGCCACTTGCCTGTGAGCGTAAGCGGCAGGCGCTACGGTCTCGCCGGCATTTCGGTATCCGCGACAGCGCCTATACGTTCTTCTTCTCATTCGACTTTCTTTCGTTCGTCGAGCGCAAAAATCCCTTTGCGGTCATCGAGGCTTTTACCGCGCTCAGCAAGGAGCGGCCGTATGATGACATTTCCCTGATCATCAAGACCAACAACTCCGATCAACGTCCGGAGATGAAGGCGCGCTTCGATGCAGCGATAGCTCCGTTGCGGGATCGAATTGTCGTAATCAACCAAACATTATCCGCCCTCGAGATGCAGAGCCTCGTTTGGGTTACTGATTGCTTTGTATCTCTACATCGTTCAGAGGGCTTCGGATTTGGAATCGCGGAAGCTATGGCGCATGGCAAACCCGTCATTGCGACGGCTTACTCCGGGAACATGGATTTTTGTTCCGAAGACACCACGTTCCTGATACCTTATCGACTCATTCCACTTCGCAATGGCGATTATCCGCACTGGCAGGGGCAGAGGTGGGCGGACCCTGACGTTGAAGCTGCGACCCGCGCCATGCGCGAACTTGTCGATAACCCGCAGAAAGGACGCCACATGGGCGCGAGGGCCCGTCTGAGGATGACGATCAATTCGAGCTTTCTAGCAGCAGGCCTGCGCTATCAAAGCAGAATCGGTGAACTGATGCAGATGCCCATAGAGGCTAAGGGTCCGCCGGTCCATACTGTTCCTCATGTGCATCGAAGCAAGAAATTTGAAAGTCGCCGCAGCACAGCGAGCCTTTGA
- the istB gene encoding IS21-like element helper ATPase IstB, giving the protein MTISHEPGSQTIVAPQVLLGNHLKALKLPTFAREYEKVALESAQDRADYPRYLLRLCELERIDRERRNVERRIRLARFTQVKSLDTFDFTAQPSLNKPLVLELARCEWIEKRQNCIALGPSGTGKTHVALALGLAACQKGFSVAFTTAAALVHELMEARDERRLRALQKHLNTVKLLIVDELGYAPFTTVGSELLFEVFSQRYERGATLVTSNLPFDEWTSVFGSERLTGALLDRLTHHVHILEMNGESYRLATAKKAQRRNRDLPDAPAIDKGGADTTN; this is encoded by the coding sequence ATGACCATCTCGCATGAGCCAGGTTCGCAGACGATCGTCGCGCCGCAGGTGCTGCTGGGTAATCATCTCAAGGCGCTGAAGCTTCCCACCTTCGCGCGCGAATATGAGAAGGTGGCGCTGGAGTCGGCGCAGGACCGCGCCGATTACCCGCGCTATCTGCTACGCCTGTGCGAACTGGAGCGCATTGATCGCGAGCGGCGCAATGTCGAGCGCCGCATCCGGCTGGCGCGCTTTACGCAGGTCAAAAGCCTCGACACATTTGACTTTACCGCCCAGCCTTCACTCAACAAGCCGCTCGTGCTGGAGCTGGCGCGGTGCGAATGGATCGAGAAGCGACAGAACTGCATCGCCCTTGGGCCAAGCGGAACGGGGAAGACCCACGTCGCGCTCGCCCTGGGGCTCGCCGCCTGCCAGAAGGGGTTCAGCGTCGCGTTCACGACCGCCGCGGCTCTTGTGCACGAACTGATGGAGGCGCGCGACGAGCGCCGCCTGCGCGCGCTGCAAAAGCATCTCAACACCGTCAAACTGCTGATCGTCGACGAGCTGGGCTATGCGCCGTTCACGACGGTCGGCTCAGAGCTGCTCTTCGAGGTCTTCAGCCAGCGCTATGAACGCGGTGCGACGCTGGTGACCAGCAATCTGCCCTTTGATGAATGGACGTCGGTGTTTGGCTCCGAGCGTCTCACCGGCGCATTGCTCGACCGGCTCACCCATCATGTCCACATTCTGGAAATGAACGGCGAGAGCTATCGGCTGGCGACCGCAAAGAAAGCGCAACGGCGAAACCGCGATCTCCCCGACGCGCCCGCAATCGACAAAGGAGGCGCCGACACGACGAACTGA